CATAATATTCCTTTTCATAATCAGagaaacaattttcttttcttttgttgatcTGTAGCATATGGTGTTCTGCCAGTGTCCATTGTACTTTGCATACTCTGCTGTCAAAAATTCTGAATATTTGATACTCAAGTTCTGGCTTCTGCGATCAATTCAatatgtttcttcttttatggAGCCCATCATGCATATTTATGTGAATTATGATCATGGGTTTAGAAACCAACCCTTGATAGAACTGAAGAAGGAGAAGGTTAAAGGTTTcagggttttatttatttatttattttttatatatatggttcGTCTGTAATTTTCCCTTGGACTGCTCTTTCTCAAAACTTTTAAATCTTGTGCGTAATATTTCCAAAATTTCTTAGAACTCCGGCCACGTAACAGAGAAATGTATTCCTTTAGACTCTGCTCAAGTAGAAACACTAGTGCCTGCAGGAGTTCAATGGGGGTCACATTGATAgattatttgtttttgaaatttgctTTACTAAGAACGGATATGAGTCACATGACAAATCTTGAGTTTGTGGCATTAAGCAACAGAATTGGCATTGGAAATGTTGTAGAGTTCTCAGTCTCTTAAAGGGTGGAGAATTAACGCTACCATCTGCAAAATAGCTTGAGCAGCCACAATGTATCATTTATGATTGCAAACAAATGCTGGTGTTCATATTGGTTAATTCAGAACAGAGAGAGTGGCTTCTTCAAATCATCATATACCTTAGAGCCAGGGCTAGGTTTTGTAACCAGATTAGAAATCCCATCTATAAGTGAGTTCTATAAGTAAATAAGGGATACCATTTTCAAGCTTTAAAAGCAATTGTTTAGGATAGAGTTGTATGGTTCGAAATTTGCTTAATGTATGATTTGTAGGATTCGGTAACATGAGTTTGTAGCAGATTGCTGCTTGTATATGTGTTGTTGACAAATTGCATCTGTTGTGTTGCTTttgtaatgaaatttattccatcatttgaaaaaagaaataaaggaaaCTAGAACATGGGTACTGTTTGGTAGGAGTGTTTCAGAACTGTTGTTTGTTGTTTAAATGCTTAAATATGTGGGCCCCACACTAAGTTCTGTGTTAGGTAAGGTGTGTTGTTGAAGTGGTGTTTGAGTTATGTTGTCCCAAATATGTTACTGTTTGGTTGAAATACATTGGGCCCATCTGAAGTGACTATACCTCAATGTCTCTTCTCCTCGACACCATCTGTCCTTTCTGAGTCTCTACCCTCTCCATCATTCTCGAAACTCTCTTCTCCTCTTCCTCTTACACAATGGCAGTCCCATCACCATAGAGTAGCTAACCCTTCATTAGTCCCACCCACCCACCTAAATCCCTTGTTACTCATACCTAACGACCACCTAAAAACTATCATAAATCCAAAATCAAAGTTACCAAACCCTAAATTCACCAATTCAACCCAAATTTGTACGGCCTGATTCATCTCCTCAACCACCGTATTTACTCAGCCAGTCTAGCCATGCCTTAATCATTGTTTTGGGCAAGATTTTTTCAAACAAGTATTAGACTTTATCTCAAATCAAATTAAGTTCCCTTGCATAGCTCATCTACCATTACCACGGTATATTGTAGATGTAGACACTCCGTCTTCCTCCTTGGCCTTTGCGCCCTATTCATCCTCCTCCAAtgcagttctttcacctataGTAAGTGTTTAATATTGCTGTTCAATTAAATGTTGAATTTTGCTGTTGCATTTGTTCTTTGTTGCTGTTGAACAATCTTTCACCCATGGTGTTCATATTTATTCACAATTGCtgttgatttttgttgttgattttggACACGATTTTCCTCCAAGCCCATCAAACTAAAGTTAAGTATGGTTTGGAAAATGAGCCTTTAAAGCACAATAGGGTTTGGGAAAATGAGCTTTCAAGGTGAATATTTGATTTCATATAAATCATTTGATCTCACTGAATTAGTAATTGCCAAATATCACTGAATTCATTCCCTGTTTCATCTGGACAACTGATTTCATTGAATCGTGTCACCTTTGCTTCACCGCCTAGGAAAAGTAATGACCTGACAATGATATGACCAAAACTAAAATGGTAGCATAAAAAAGTTCAAAAGTACACTTTGGAAATTATTATCAAGGTGAAATATTCTAGTCACAATCCCAGAAAACATGTAACATGGGACTACTGTGCTGGTCTGATCTTTGGCTTCTTTTTTGAAACGCTGAATGCAgcttaaaaaaatgattcatATCTATGCCAAGTTTGAAATAGGATGATACATGACATGAcaagacaaaaacaaactgcaacaataaaattgaacaaaataaaaacaaaggatAGATAACATGAGAAAGTTAGTGCCAAACCATTGGAGGgaaatttccaaaagaaaatttattattcaattaaaactATAAACAAAACTGAATCCTAGGTTCTTTAGAGTTCCAAACTTAAtaggaataacaaaaaaaaaattaaaaattaaaattgtcttgcaagaaaataaattagactCCTACAccaaataggaaaagaaaaaaacaaaataaatgactGGGCTTATATATTTAGGCCCCAATATTCGTATGTTGGGCCATCTTTTTACGTCTATGCTCATAGATCTGTGTATTTGAAGGCATTATATCTTGTATCTGCAGAGCACCATAGGAATTTTATACAGCAAGTCTATATGTTTCATATTCATCAGCAGTCATACTTTCTCGGATGATCTTCACAACTTGCCCACGTTTAAGCCCATAATACTTAGCAACTGGATCACGTACCAATATCTGTGGTAGCTGGTTTtgatacaaaaacaaaaacaaatacaagaaaatgttAGAACTTGGAGGGATTGTCTTAGATTAGCCGGCCTATGTATATATCATAAATGAAGTAGACATCACAAATGATTAGAAATATCGAGGTTCAAGCATTTGCAGAGAAGATggaaaaacatgattttgaatTGGTATGCAATCCAAGGTAACTTAAGCTAAACATATATGAACATGATCCTTGGTTCTTTTTCCAATATCTGAGGAAGCCAAAATCCAATCCAATATCAAACATGAAATATTTCGTTAGAAAAGTAAGCCACAGCATTATCACATGTGAAGTAGAATTAAGATTTGAGTATGAGATTTGCTAGTTGTAAACATTTGAAGAGAGGATGGGCATACAACAATGGGATAGAGAACAATGGGCATACACTGGTTCAGAATTTCACATGTAATTCGAACTTTTAACAGTTGAACTAGACAATGTACGGATGAACAAAAGTTCCCTCTTTCAAAGCCAAAGCTAGCAGAGCTGGGAGTTGTTTTTGATTAGTCGGGATAGAGATGCTTCTGTGGCTGATTTAGTGCAAGGAAACAATGGGGTGATGCATTGGGACCTTCAGTTTTCAAGATTGGGAGCTGGAAGCAATGGATAGGTTTATGGATTTGATCTGTTTAATGTTGGCGAACAGAAGGGGAGATGAGAAGATGTGCTAGAGGCCCTCAAAGAGTAGAGGTTTTGAGATAGGAGGCTATTACTGGTTGTTATGTAAGCCTACCTCAAACTCATTTCCATGGAAAATTATTTGGATATGAAAGATCCTTCCTACAGTTGCCTTCTTCTCTTGGACTGCTGAGCTGGGGAAGATTTTGTTTATAGATAAATTACGGAAGAGAAGTATAATTGTTTATCAATTGGTGTGTTATGTGCAAACAAAATGGGGAAAACGTGGACCATCTGCTTCTACATTGTCCTATAGCTTGTGAGTTTTGGTCCCtggttttttgtgtgtttggtttACATCAGGTTATGCCACAGTGAGTAAAGGATCTGTTAGCATCTTGGCAGGGCAGTTTTGGCCTGCATCATAATGTCATAATCTGGAAGATGGTGCCACACTGTGTGGTGTGATGTATTTGGAAAGAGAGGAATGCTAGGGATGTGTACAGTCTAGCATCGAGCTTAAATCCTTTTTCATTGTTAGACTTGCTTGAGCTTTGTAGTTTGAGAGGTTGATGCTGTTGCTTTCTTTGTAGTATACTTGgaaatttttgttaataaagATTCGTTACttatcacaaaaagaaaaaaaaaagaaaaaaaaaaagaagaaaaatgaaaaaaaagaaagccaaaGCTAGCTGAGCCATCCAACCACAAAAGAAGACAGTGATTATGGTGCTGCCAATTGAGATTGTTTATAGaagggtttttaaaaaaaaaaaaaatagctttaatttttttaaagaaaaacccTATTAAAAGTAACTTTGATGTTAAGCATGGGAAGCAGGAAGCTTACCAGTagctaaaaatatattatttcatGTGGAGAATTTTAAGTGGCAGAACCTGCTGTGTTGAGAAACAGTTTTTCTGTTCACTTGTGAGTAATTCCTCAGGCAGCACCATCTATTGTCTTTCTTTATAGCTGAAACTCTCTCTTTCCTTATCCTAtcatctctctttcttatttttgtttgaccATATTCATTGCATGACAGGCCATAAGAGTCAAATAAGGCTGTACTGCATAATCAACCAGTGTTTGACCTGTCCGTCTATGGGATAAATAGATATTAGAACAATATTTGTAGAATTTGATTAcgatttaatattattttacaaaatttgggTAAGAAAATATTGTTGTTGCTAAAAAATTATGTTGATGGGCTTTTTACAAGATGTCTTCTGTGTGTCCTTGTTGTAGCTTGTAACATTTCATTAACATTACACCATTTAATAATTTTGCATTAGATCAATATGTAACCAAACCCACCATTAGATTATGAAAGTGGGACAAATTTGGTAACCTGCTTACAATTGACTATATGGTGGGGGTAAGGGTATGTAAAATTAGTGGTTTCAGGGCCTGGGATTGTTAAAGCGTGTGATTAACATCTGTAATTTGGATATAGCGTGgaaaaaataggaactaagagGCAGAGAGGGGGTGACACAAGGATCAAGTTGAAGGAATTATGGCACAGCAGGACACTTAAGTCTTTCTAAGGTTGCTTTGTGCTAAAGCTGTGGGAAAAAGGTTTACAGTTAAGGTTTCAAAAGATCAAGGGAAATTTCCCTTTCCCCAactatcaaagaaagaaaataataataataataaaaaaataaataaatgattatGATCAAAGGATAGCATGAAATAAGACTCTGGGAAAGAGGAAGATTTCTTGGAAAGAGGGAAATTCCCAAGAGGGCACCCAAGCCTTTCATAAACCAAAACTCAATTTCTCattaatcacacacacacacaaccaacTTGTAATTGGactaacccaaaaatttcacataaaTGCCTATAAACATAAGTACAGACATGGCATCTACTAATAGAATAAATCCCATGGGCCTGCATCTAACCCATGGCCTTTGTTCAACAATCACagaaattgcaaaaaaaaaaaatcatcaggTTCAAACTTATACATTAGTAGAAATTAGACTGAAATAAGATCACACAGGACAAGCCAAACAAGACGTTATTAAAGCTCTTGACGAGCCAAGAGAAATGAAAATGGAAGCTATAGTTCCTTGTACTCTTACAAAAATCAATGACAAATGCAAGTTTGTAAAGATATGACTCTTCATAAGAAAGCAAAATTTAGCCAAGCATGACCattagagctttttttttttttgataagtagtaagtttattgatataaaaaaaaaaggggtagcACTCTcgtacacagggagtgtacaagaGGTCAAccaatcaagaacaaaaatttcaagaatctaggaaatcaaaaaaagattaaaatgatTGGTTCCGCAATGCAGCCAACCAATCcattaaagttctaaagaaaaatagcttcaagTCTAAAATTgatctctccttatcttcaaagcacctactatttctctctctccaaagacaCCAAAATAAGCAATGGGGAACAAACAACCATATATACCCATTTCGATGACAGCCAAATCTGCCTTGCCAGCATGAACATTAGAGCTTATGTGAATGGAATTCAATTACTTTTCCTTTTCAGGGGTGGGGGGAGTATGTGGCATTTGGTGCTTGCAAAAGCAGTAGTACAAATAAATCAACATGCCCTGGAATCTAACAAGTGCAAATTTGAAGTTATTCAAGACTGACCTGTAAATCCTTTAATCCATACTTCTTCAGCATCTCCTTCTTTTCATCGTTGGATAGTACTACATGTTTAGGAACTAAAACATGTTCTGTTATATTGACCACTAATTCTTTTTCCTGCATAAAGAGTTGACAAAAGCATTAGATTACCAACATTCAGCTCCTATAGCAGCAGTTGCTGGTACTACCAAAACATCCCATGGCAATattaggaaaaggaaaagaaagtttTACAGCTACATGCACAGTTGTATCTGATTTACATCACCCACTATGAAAGCCAAATGTTGAGAAAAACTCCCCCACCCTTCACTTATACTTCGCCATAAACCACACCCATGGGCCCTCCTACAACCTTTAGTactccaccccccccccccccccttgccCTCTCCATATATAGTGGCAATAACCCTCTGCCAAAGATTAGAAACTTCATGCTCAAACCTCCATAACAATTTCCCTAGTAAAGTTTGATTAAAGAACACAATCATCCAAATCCCCAACCCGCCCACCTCAAAAGGTGAGCAAACCTTATCTCATGCCACCAAACCAAAGGGTATTTGAAACACTCCTCTGAAGCCCCCCAAAAGTTTCTCTAAATTCTTTCCAATCTATCAGCCATAGATTTAGGGACGGTAAATGACGATAGATAGTATGTTGGAAGGCTAGAAAGAGTACTCTTCAACAAAGTGAGTCTACCACCGtttgataaataatttaaaaaaaaaagaaaaagaaaaaagaaagagatgcACAATAATGGGTatctttcaaaaacataaacattGGCTATTGAATATCAGCAGAGAATTAGTGTTCACCTCAAAGACCTCCATGCGGATAAGTTTATTGACTTCTTCAACACCATGTTTGGCTTGTGCTGTCAAACGGTTTTGAGCAACCACAATTGCACTGAAAATATTATCACCTTTCAGACGCTGGGCCAAATTCTTTACTACTCCAGCACCAACTTGTCCCTCAGGAAAGAAGACATAAATCTGGAACAAGGACAAAAGCAAATAAGAAGCAAGCACACAAAAAATTGCAGACTTAAACAATATATGCAAAATGTGGCACAAACAAGCAGTCCTAATTTAACAGATCAAAAAGAGACCACCACAAGAAGGAACAGAAagaaacatgtaaaaaaaaaaaattgcaagtaaAACAAAGTGAATGAGTGTGCTCATTTAATTTGAggtaaataaaatgataaaagtcCGACATCCTATGACTTTGGGTAGACTAATTCCAAACTAGAATGAGAACTAACAATAAGGTGGAAAGTGATCTTACCATCAAACAAATTCTCAAGTTACTGCCAAAAACATGAAACTAATTCTTCACACAATTCAGGAATTGGGGTACCCCCATTTTCGTAATAAATGGTCAAAAATGTGAAAgtaggaaataaaagataaaattgtaattttgtacTATACAGTTCCTAGAAGACAAACTAAGAAATATCT
This portion of the Castanea sativa cultivar Marrone di Chiusa Pesio chromosome 7, ASM4071231v1 genome encodes:
- the LOC142644617 gene encoding DNA-directed RNA polymerases II and IV subunit 5A-like, whose protein sequence is MSTPEQVSRIYKVRKTVFQMLRDRGYSVDDSEINMTRQQFTQHFGERIKRDELFIHKVKEQDSSDQIYVFFPEGQVGAGVVKNLAQRLKGDNIFSAIVVAQNRLTAQAKHGVEEVNKLIRMEVFEEKELVVNITEHVLVPKHVVLSNDEKKEMLKKYGLKDLQLPQILVRDPVAKYYGLKRGQVVKIIRESMTADEYETYRLAV